A single region of the Stenotrophomonas sp. Marseille-Q4652 genome encodes:
- a CDS encoding class II fumarate hydratase, which translates to MSQKYRIEHDSMGELQVPADALWGAQTQRAVQNFPVSGQRMPRAFIRALGLIKGSAAEVNGALGLLPKGVARAIMLAAAEVAQGNHDAHFPVDVYQTGSGTSSNMNANEVIATLANRNGKAGRTRVHPNDHVNLGQSSNDVVPTAIRVSAVLETREQLLPALVHLRRTIDKRGRSLRSVVKTGRTHLMDAMPLTFGQEFGAWSAQLASAQARIEDSLKRLRRLPLGGTAIGTGINADPRFGARVARALSTDTGARFESAENKFEGLAAQDDAVELSGQLNALAVALIKIANDLRWMNSGPLAGLGEIELPALQPGSSIMPGKVNPVIPEATVMAAAQVIGHHTAITVAGQTGNFQLNVTLPLIAANLLDSIQLLASVSRLLADSAIAGLAVRQDKVRDALDRNPILVTALNPIIGYEKAAAIAKRAYKEGRPVLEVAREDSGLSEAELRRLLDPAGLTQGGIHG; encoded by the coding sequence ATGAGCCAGAAATACCGCATCGAGCACGACAGCATGGGCGAGCTGCAGGTGCCTGCCGATGCGCTGTGGGGCGCACAGACCCAGCGGGCCGTGCAGAACTTCCCGGTGTCCGGGCAACGCATGCCGCGTGCCTTCATCCGTGCCCTGGGCCTGATCAAGGGCAGCGCCGCCGAGGTCAATGGCGCGCTGGGCCTGCTGCCCAAGGGCGTGGCCCGCGCCATCATGCTGGCCGCGGCGGAAGTGGCGCAGGGCAACCACGACGCGCACTTCCCGGTGGACGTGTACCAGACCGGCTCGGGCACCTCGTCCAACATGAACGCCAACGAGGTGATTGCCACGCTTGCCAACCGCAACGGCAAGGCCGGCAGGACCCGCGTGCATCCCAACGACCACGTCAACCTGGGGCAGAGCTCCAACGACGTGGTGCCGACTGCGATCCGGGTGTCGGCGGTGCTGGAAACCCGCGAACAGCTGCTGCCCGCCCTGGTGCACCTGCGCCGGACCATCGACAAGCGCGGCCGCAGCCTGCGCAGCGTGGTCAAGACCGGGCGCACCCACCTGATGGACGCGATGCCGCTGACCTTCGGGCAGGAGTTCGGCGCGTGGTCGGCACAGCTGGCTTCGGCCCAGGCGCGGATCGAGGACAGCCTCAAGCGACTGCGCCGGCTGCCGCTGGGCGGCACCGCGATCGGCACCGGCATCAATGCCGACCCGCGCTTCGGTGCGCGCGTGGCCAGGGCGCTGTCCACCGACACCGGCGCGCGCTTTGAAAGCGCCGAGAACAAGTTCGAGGGGCTGGCCGCGCAGGACGACGCGGTCGAGCTGTCCGGCCAGCTCAACGCGCTGGCGGTCGCCCTGATCAAGATCGCCAACGACCTGCGGTGGATGAACTCCGGGCCGCTGGCCGGGCTGGGGGAGATCGAACTGCCGGCGCTGCAGCCGGGCAGCTCGATCATGCCGGGCAAGGTCAACCCGGTGATCCCCGAAGCGACAGTGATGGCCGCCGCGCAGGTCATCGGCCACCACACCGCGATCACGGTGGCCGGACAGACCGGCAACTTCCAGTTGAACGTGACGCTGCCACTGATCGCGGCCAACCTGCTGGATTCGATCCAGCTGCTGGCCAGCGTCTCGCGGCTGCTGGCCGATTCGGCCATTGCCGGGCTGGCGGTCCGGCAGGACAAGGTCCGCGACGCCCTGGACCGCAATCCGATCCTGGTCACCGCGCTCAATCCGATCATCGGCTACGAGAAGGCCGCGGCGATCGCCAAGCGAGCCTACAAGGAAGGCCGCCCGGTACTGGAGGTGGCGCGCGAGGACAGTGGGCTTTCCGAGGCCGAACTGCGCCGGCTGCTGGATCCGGCCGGGCTGACCCAGGGCGGCATCCACGGCTGA